Sequence from the Microtus pennsylvanicus isolate mMicPen1 chromosome 12, mMicPen1.hap1, whole genome shotgun sequence genome:
atgaaatattttgtaactctattttttttatttatttattcattgagaatTTCTTGTGTGCAGTctaactttattatttcattcctgATTCCCCCACTGATTGCTGATTTATTGGGTACCACAGCACAATTCCCTCCCAACTGCATGTCCTTTTAATTCTTAAGGTGAACCTCTCAGCTCAATTGGAAATGCCCATGTGCGATCGTGTGGTGCCATCTAGTGGACGAAGAACAACATTGCAGCTATTGTCTAACTAGGAAGGAAAGGTATTAGCTTCAACAAAGGAAATTATATACAGTAGGAACAATATTGAGAGATATTTGATTATGCTGTGCAAAgacatgtcactgtgattggtttagtaaaaggATGAGTGgcgaatagctaggcaggagtaTAGCAAGAACTTCTGGAAAAAGagctctgagaagaagaaagagtcgtcagtcagaagcagaggaaacaggaagggaaatacagagtaaaggtaactgagccTTGTAAAAGACTGCAGATTTTAAAATACGGGTTAAGTTTCAAGAAAATGTTAGgaacaaccctaaacctaaaatgAGACCAaactttcacaattaataataagtctccatttcATTATCTAAGGCTGGCAGTCCAAAGGAAAATCTGTCTACAGTAACCAGAATATTTTGTAGTAAGACATCTTttgtcaaaaagagaaaaggaatagaACCTGTTAACTGACAGCGTATACAGCCCTATCAGAATGTGGTGTTCCATTCTGaacagaagtggggagggagaggcaattCTAAAGTGGCCCGAAGAATCCAAAACTAGAGAAGAGGCACAGCTCAagtttaaaacacaaatgaactgAACGCCTGCTTTCTGAGAGCTTCGTCTCTTCCCATGGAGTGAATCTTTATGAATAAACACGAAaaggctgttttctgtttgtcaaTGTTAGCCCCAAGATCATTGTGATGTTCCAAACAAACACCAGTTTCTTAAAGACACTGACTTGACGGTGGATTTGTTGTCTATATAATCTCAGAAAGAGAGCCACctcttaaacataaaataatcacaAACTTCAATATCAAATAGTCTTTAAATTGCAGAAACACTCCTATACTCACAGggtctttatattttaaaggacTTAATTAGAGtctgaaatgtattttctaaagaaaactataCCTAGTTTATCTTGCCTGGTATTTTCCAATAATGTATTGACATGACAGTTCCTTTTTTTGTCACTTACCTGGCTTAAGATGCTGACATTGGACAAGAATGTGAAGCAGTGAGAAAGGAGGTTTGAGAAATTTAAGTGtgtgaataaataaatctctgtgtgtctACAAATATATAAGGATGGAAATTGTGGATTGTGTCCATTAGAAGGGTGCATACATTAAGTACTATCAGGTGTGTAGAACCTTTTCAATGTTGAGATTGGCTGTATGAAGAGGTCATGTTTATTGTGGAGTAGATTATAAGGAGAGATCACTATACATACAGCTGCATCTGGAgcaagagaacagaaaataataataattcaagatgatcacaaaaacagaaatatttataatgCTTATTATCATAAAATTCACAGTATAGAAGCCCAATAATATTTTAGTAAGAGAGTAAATGAGTATCACAAGATAATAAACATGATTAATTCACCCCAAGAATGGCCTAAGAAGTTCTGAGAAGAGGGTAGTGGGGCAGTGGGATGTATTTGAGATATCCCTTGTAAAAGACCTTGCAATATCATATCACAGAACTCAGAAACATAAGAGAGAATACTATTCAATCACCATCATGTCCCTGAGTACAGTGAGAGTAAACTGACATGAGTCATCCTTGAAGAAGATGTGGAGATCTCTGTAAGGCATACAGAAGTAGGGTCATTAAGTTTCTGAGGCTTCCATAATATTAACTGGACTTTTAAGCCAATGGTGATGTATGTAGTAGTTTTACGTAGCTGAAGTATGGGTAGTACTTAAAGAAGTTCAGGAGAATAACTTCTAGTGGCCTTTTATACAGTGAGGAGGTTTATCATGGGCCTAACACGTAAGTTTAATGTGATGGTGTAATCACCAGAGGGTAAGAACAGGTTTGGGGTTCTGAGTGTTTAGTCTGTGACAGCTTAGATCATTAGTCCTAGTTATAATACATCGAAACAGTGAATGAGCCTATTTCTCTAGCAGGGGTTGTTAAGAACAAGGTTGTACTCTAAAGGACTTCAATGAAACTGAGTTGACTTTGGGACATGGAAGTGATGCAAgatcaaaaaaaatgaaataagtaaaaaggaaaataaattttacagATAATCTTTAATTATAATAGACAATAGAGTAAGGAAAAGTCATAATTATATGAACACataggttccagcatgtctgtctctggttgtggctccatggtgtcccactgactcttccttctttctcccagccttcagtttagttttccccatctgcctctttctcttctgctctgcacaggcccaagaccagtttctttattaaccaacggtaatcatggcacacagaggggaatcccaaatcagtGTTTCAGCTCCATCTTCTGAAAGTAGCCCATGTTCAATTTGATGGAAAATATCCCCAAATCAAAGTCTACAGGTGTACCTGAGACTAGTCTACTATTCAACTTGGGCTTTTAAATtactcttaaaaataattattaatattattttatgtaattataaGATTTAATGTCTAGCGAGTATGTTATTTCAGAAACTAAACATTTTTATGGGAGAATAATGTAAAGTAGAGGAATATCATGGGTAAACAGAATTCCATAGTGCTTTAGAGCTGGCTTTATAGTTTGGCACACATGATGTTCCTAGTATGCCAGTTAAGATTCGTATCTCACTACAATTTTTacattgaatatatatttatgtatgcataaatAATGCATAAGGAACACTTGTAGTACAGTCTTTTATAATTAGCAGGACATCAAAGTGGACTAAGATCTATGCACAAAAGAATGATCCATTACCAGCAAAGTGAACTTCTGCTTTGGGACTCATCATGGAAAAAGATTCAAATAACAAATAATTGGTGTTTCTTGGGTGAATTTTATTGGTATTTGTGGCATTACTGGAAAATGCTTAACAGCATTCACATGTGTGGCAGTGGAGGTTTCATTTCAGGTGATTTATATATTGATATCTGTGTCCATGAAATGTTTAGAATCCTGAACTATGTTCACTGTCCTCTGAAACATTCATTTTATATTCTCCAGATGCACCCAGTGGGAGGAGTGATAATGGTACCTGCGCATTTCTTAAATGGCAGTTACCCTCGCATCCATGATGACCAGCATgtataaaaaaaagagaggaagcaaATAGCTTCTATCCTGTATTATCTTATTAATCTACTATAATGAATATCTGATCTGATCCTGTGTTGACATTGTAACCCAGCTCTTTAGAATGCTATGGACCTAATGGGGGCATTGGTAGACTACAATATGGCCCACACTATGGTTACAGAGATAGAGGTTGGAATCAGATATCGTGGCTCATTAATGACTTGAacttattatttgttttcattttatattttttgagacgaGTTTgacactgtagctcaggctggtatGGAAGTGACTCACCCAATTCATGAGCACATGCTTCTCGTGGTCCCTAATTGTGCCCTTAGTTATAGAACTGAAGCTTCTGGGAATCTCAAGGAAGTAGAAGTTCTCAACTCTGAAGAGCCTCCAAGGGATTAATTTGTTTCTTCACAAACTTTTATCAACTCTTCAGCTCCTTCAGGTATAATTAGTTGCTGAAGCCTGCTGCAGAGCCAAAAAGCCTGGCGCATATCAGAAGCAGAAGACTGGTGGCTGACCTCAGAGAATAGAGGACTAATTAGTCCCTTCTTTCCCTGGAGACGAATGTATCAGAGAACATTTTCTTCTGAGCTCAGAGGCTGTTGTCTGAGTTACGGATGGCTGGTGGGAACAACTAATcgtttctccatttatagtagTATCACATGTATAATTCTGCAACTTGCTTTTTTATTCATAACAATGCATTTTGGAACCTTTTCCAATGTGCACACATattcattatttgtgtgtgtgtattttcaagtAACCTctattttacttaattatttttcttttattattattttattattattaattatttttcttttatttttgagagtataataacatcacatcatttcccccttccctgttCTTCCCCTCAAAACCTCACATATAACCCCTTGTTCTACAAATTCCTGTCCTCTTTTTTTGTGAATTGTTATTATAtagatgtatacacatatatagaccTCAGTCTGTACACTGTTACTTGTATTATGCTTTCAGGCCTGACCGTTTGGTGTGCTCCTTCCAGGAGAGGACTATTTCGCCCACTCTTAggattccttagttgcctgtagttctttctgTATGGTTGATAAGACAACacctactttttaatatttacaaatattttatcttatgcACATCAttaagtatgtgtgtgcgtacatttatatatttatatattttgtggtAGGGGATATACATTAGTTTAGTCAGTATGAATGTTAAAGGCATTTCCTtcaaaaaatcaaagcagaactACCAGATTATCCAGCTGTGCAACTCTTGGGACTGTGCCCAAAGGAATCTAAATCCttataaaagagagagatttGCATGCCTGTGTATTTGCTGTGTGGTTCACAATACCCACGGTGTAGAAACAGCTTAGGTTTTTGTCACAGATAAATGGGTgcaagggagaaagacagagatgaggggacagggagatgagtgggaccAGAAtgaatgatgtgaaatccacaaataatcaataaaaagttaataaacaAAACTCTGTCATGTGTGTATATCACATATATAAAGAGGAATCAAAATATATATAGTGAGAGGCAGGCGTAGATATCACATTTTTCTGCACCCATTTATCTGTGACAAAAACCTAAGCTGTTTCCCCTACCACAAAAGTATGatacagaaggaggaggacagaggGATGAATAACACCAAAATAACAACTGTGCTGCTGAAAAGTTCAAAATAAGCAGGCTCTTTTACCCTGCACTATAATGTCTTGAATAATTCTTCATTGTCTTAAGATTTACTGTTTTaatgattatttgtttgtttgtcttttccaaaGACTTGAAAGTctcagaagaagagaaaatagatggTACAATTAGTGTTGGATAAGCACAGTTAAACAAAAATTCAGAAGAATCTTTGGTGGTGGCATAGAACATCTTTGTAAAAATtcacaattttaaaagtattattttggtattttttatctctccttcctccttctccttctataTCAGACCTCCTATCTTCTCAGTTCATATAAGAGCATGAACAAGGCAAGTGGATGGCCCTGGAACTGTGACAGGCTGTTTGCTCTAGCACTTGGGGCTTTTGAAGCTTCTCTGTACTTCAACAACACCTGCCTCTGAGAAGCAAGTATCTGCAAACACTAACAAATGCCCACAGAGCACAACATAAAACCACTTACTCAATGCTTCCTTAAGCACAAAGAACAACCAGAATTTCTTACATTCACTTACAAAGGTGTGCTTCATGAGTCATCAAATTGTGTTCTAACTTTTAAAAGGAGTGATGTACTTAAAGGCAAGACATTCATTTCCATTAAGATGCGAAAGTATATTCTAGTACAAATGTAAAACTACATTCAGTAGACTCTACTTTGTCTACACTTTCAGGTGTCACAGTCCCAGTTATCCGTGGCTAACCTCAGCCTCCAAACAATCAGTGGGAAATTTCAGAAGTAAGAATTGTAGGTTATAGTCCTCACGTTGTTTGACTGCATCCTCCTAAGGACACGAATGCCCACTTTTCCAGTCTTGTCGCTCTGTACGCCTCTCAACTCGCAGTCTGATACTGTGCCAAGCCCACAGCCTGGCACCCAGCTCTTCCATTGCAGGAACTCTTATTTGCCccattgtgttcctaaagaacAATAGTCATGCTGCAAAGGAGTTGCCAGGATAAAGAACCTGGAGTGTAGAGCAACTCTGTGCTGTGTGACAGATCCATGgagcaaacaaagaaaatcaaatcaaataaaataccTCACAATCACCTGTTTTATCTACCTTCTACTCACTGGGGTATATTAAACACTGTGAAAACATGAGCTAGTTTAAGCAAACATAAACATAACAtgtatttttgagaaaggaaaaattagtttgaaataataaaaacacatctgAAATTCAGTGACCTGTCTTCACGTTAGTAGATTAGTTTAAGAACTAAGATTTAAGGAAAACTGAAGTACAGGGCAAGTTACCTCGTAAAGTGCCGTGATTAAATTTCTACTACAATTCTTACTAGATtttttcttagaaagaaagaaaaagaaaagaaaaccttactAAAAACAAAAGCCATTTCAATAAGCACCAAAACCAAGACATATTTGTAATTTGTTTGTGGTCTCTCAGTTCTCTGGTTGTCTCCAAAACTTCCTTATGGCATTTTTCATCTCTGCATTCCTTAATGTGTAGACAATGGGGTTCAGCATGGGGGTGATGACTGTGTAGAACACGGCCACAAGCTTGTCCAAAGTGTAGGTAGAGGAAGGTCTCATGTAAATAAAAGTGCCAGGCCCAAAGAACAAGAGGACCACCGTAAAGTGGGAGGCACAGGTGGAGAGGGCCTTGCGCCTCCCCTCTGCAGAATGGTTCCTCAAGTTCACAAGGATGGTGATATAGGAAGTCACCAAAATAAGGAGAGAGATAATAGAGATTAAACCACTGTTGGCCATCACAATAACCCCTTCCATAAAGGTGTCAGTGCAGGCAAGTTTAAATAATGGCTGGAGGTCACAGAAGTAGTGGTCAATTACATTGGGACCACAGAAGGGCAATGGAATGGTGATGAGGATCTGGATGGTGGAGTGAATGAGGCCCCCCAGCCAGGAGCCAGCTACCAGCATGTGACACACTTGACGACTCATGATGTTCATGTAATGGAGAggtttgcagatggccacatagcgatcataggccatcACCACAAGCAGAATGACTTCAACAACTCCaaataaatgggagaaaaatatCTGAGCCAGGCAGCCCTTCAGAGAGATGGTTTTAATCTTTACAAGTAAGTCAGTGATGAATTTAGGGACAATGGTAGAGGAGTAACAAATCTCCACCAGGGACAAGGAGCTGAGGAAAAAGTACATAGGAGAACGCAGACTCTTACTGATGTTGACTGTCATAACAATGAGGCCATTGCCCAGCACTGTGGCCAGGTACACAGGAAGGAAAAGTACAAAGCACACCTTCTGTACTTTTTGATCTTGGAAAAGGCCAGTGAAAATTAACTCAGTGACATTATTTTCATTGGCCATGGAGTCAGCTCAAGTGTGTTGGACATCAAATAGAATGAAGGctagaaaaaaagccaaaaattttTAGCACAAATTAATTATACTAAAAGCATTCTAGAAAGAACAAACTGTTTTACTATACGTTAAAATGTAACTCAAAATAAGTCCTTCTAACTTTCAGCCAggtatttttctaatttatcaCAAGGAATTCTGAAGTTAAGATTTCAAGATATATTATaagcagatagatgatagatgcatATACAGAAACACAGATCATGTGTTTGTATTATATTCATTGCATTTAATAAGTCTTCCTTTTGAGTCATCTCTTGGATACTGTGCTGGTTGGAATTCTTTAtatcctttttttcttcagagaagtACTACATCTGTAGTATAGACTTTGTAATTAATAAAGAGTACACATTTGCTAGCTCATGATTCTACAAGTTGGGAAGTACAAAGCAAACTCAGACTCAATGTGTAGTGACATGGCAGACATTATATGATGAGACAGACAAACATGACAAGGAAAGCTCCCTTTGACATGCAGTCTTCAAGTCTGCAGAGTGATACACGTGCAGAATAAGCTGTGGTGATTCAGTTACAACCAGAGATCCAACTTCCAAAACCATAAACTCACCAGGAAACAAAGCTACACTTTCGCAAGAAATAATTTTcctgttgtttctgtcatttctcaatGTCTTCCATGATGTTTTCTCTCTCAGTTGTCCCAGTCCTCACTGTACCAAAGCAAAATCCTCTACATCTTGCCACAAGAAATATGTTTCTACAACAAATGTTCACATCTCTGAGAGTGTGGAACTAACTATATTTTCCACCCTGTTCCACAATCGTTTCCCACCATCAACCACCAAATCTACTGAGAGACGTTCAttccaaagaaacagagaaatttcAAAATAGCTAAGTGGAATTAGGTGAGTGAAGCAATAGAGAGTGGATTCCATAGAGAAAAGAGATGCTGAAAAGGGAAAGGTTATGTTCCCAGACACAATAGTGATGGggtatatatgaactcacagaaactgacaGCATGTGCAAGACCTGCACAAAATCAAGATAGACAAAATCCCGGCATGGAAAAGGACCAGTGGATGAAAAAAATCCCACCACAGACAAAAGACCTATTTGTAACTGATACccactgagagagagaaaaatcagttttctcccatAGAGTGACACTCTATGTATATCAACCATACTCCAAGTTCACCCAATGCCCAGAATTAATGaggcaacacaaaacagactctaTATTAGGAATGGGGTCTTGTGGAATTTATGGTAGTTTGGGGTTAGGTGGgtttattactgttgttgtttggttgtttagttaatttttgttttggttagctaatttattttggaagaaaaagaacaaagttggATGGGTATGGAGATGGAGAATGTGGGAGTAGGGTACTGGAaaagaatatgtttaaaatatgctatagagatgactactttgcattggtatggatcttgatttattgatagaaatttaaggtcaattttgttatatgtatatttcttctcttgtttaaggtacgatgtgtttgtgaagctcatttaaaaatgcaatgcataattaaaaattatgaaacaatagtcatttataataatgaAACTTTTAGTcctattagttaggttttctagatatatagagatatatttctgatgaataggtatttttcaaatctttcaaagacctaggaatattgcatttaaaatgttttaaaaatttaggatggtttatgacagtgagacatgtctgtttctggcagcaccaattaattCAGAGGTTGATTGCACTGTATGAAAtgtattaaataagtaaataaataaattcaaaagcaATAAGAACAGATTATAGGACCAAAAATGCTATTTTGaaaagattatttattccttCCAGTTGGGATGAAGCCTAGAAACATTAAACCCTACACAGTTCTCCTCCTGTCCCTGACTAATGTGTGAGTTTGAAACACTTATTCTAAATTCATGTGcaagaagatatttttaaatcgGGTTTAAACAGAATGAAAATGGCTAGTTAATGGGGGGGTGTGTTTCCTTAATTCAGGGATTAATCCTTGTCAGGGTTAtttgtaatatacataatcttCCATCTCTCTTATCATCTTTGTCAGCAATAAAGGTGTTTTCCGCTGTCTCAAAAGTTTTAGTTCTTATCACTTCATCTTTCATAAAGAGAGCTACCAGGAAAATTATAAATTCTTCTAACTTAATACTAATTATTGTCATAATCTAAGGTCCCTCAGCAATTTACAACCTGTGACCCGCGAGCTTCTTCTTAGCCTTGCTCAAGTCAGAGTTCTCTCCCCAGCACACAGGCTCACACTGCTCATTCCCAAAAAAGATCCTCACTTAGCCAAAATTCCCTCACTTGTCCCCTCCATCCCTAGCCATCTTGTAAGCCTATTCAAATACTCTTTATTCAATGAGATTTTTCTGAAAACGACACCACTAAAAATGTAACTTCGCTTCTCTGAGCACTAAATACATACTAAAATACGCAAAGATTTCTTTGTTCCCACAAAACAAATGCTCATGCTttctggagttcaaggttattccaGGATTGCTCTTAGTCAGTTTGTTCCCTTATCGTCAGTTCCCAAATAGACATAACATAGCAGTTGCCTAACACCAggcattttctcttccctctctgctcTGTAATCTTTCACTCTACATTGCAATGAGTTTTCACTACTTTCTCATGCCTTCCTGTCCTTATGACATGTTACCATTCTTAACAACTAGCATGCTATTTTGTCATTGCAGTGTCCATGTTACAGCTTCCAATAAAAGCATACTATTGGATCTAAGCATAGGGAGACTGTGGAGAAGGCGCAGAATGGGTGCTGCTGGCTTTTGCAGCCTTCCAAGTCTGagattggagcacaggacagtctGGCCTCGACAAGTTTCGCAGCCCTACAAAGTTCATCAAGGTTTATTCTTTGAACAAGGCTATGAACATGAAACATTCCATGTTTCTTAAGTTGGTGCATACTCCAAGCTGAAGCTATGGGTTGGCTGTCCTAGGTCTCCTGGAATCTCTTGAGAGAGCTGTGAGTCCCCTCTCTGCCTAGGCCCGTCcgcagagctacagtattgaaaacagcttggtattggcataaaaacagagtagtcgaccaatggaaccgaatagaaaaCCTGGACTTTTATCCTCAATCCTATGAATGCCTGATTTTTGATAatggagctaaaagtatacaatggaaaaaagaaagcatcttcagcaaatggtgctggcataactggatgtcaacctgtagaagaatgaaattagatccaatctagcaccatacacaaaactcaagtccaaatggatcaaagacctcaatatcaatctgaacacactgaacctgatagaagagaaagtgggaagtactctacaacttATGGGCACTGGAGTTTGCTTCCTACATATaattccagcagcacagacattaaatgcaacattga
This genomic interval carries:
- the LOC142832853 gene encoding olfactory receptor 4B13-like, with amino-acid sequence MANENNVTELIFTGLFQDQKVQKVCFVLFLPVYLATVLGNGLIVMTVNISKSLRSPMYFFLSSLSLVEICYSSTIVPKFITDLLVKIKTISLKGCLAQIFFSHLFGVVEVILLVVMAYDRYVAICKPLHYMNIMSRQVCHMLVAGSWLGGLIHSTIQILITIPLPFCGPNVIDHYFCDLQPLFKLACTDTFMEGVIVMANSGLISIISLLILVTSYITILVNLRNHSAEGRRKALSTCASHFTVVLLFFGPGTFIYMRPSSTYTLDKLVAVFYTVITPMLNPIVYTLRNAEMKNAIRKFWRQPEN